A genomic stretch from Theobroma cacao cultivar B97-61/B2 chromosome 4, Criollo_cocoa_genome_V2, whole genome shotgun sequence includes:
- the LOC18602639 gene encoding heat stress transcription factor A-5, which produces MDPTAPSASGGGGGGGGPAPFLLKTYDMVDDSSTDDIVSWSSNKKSFVVWNPPEFARLLLPTYFKHNNFSSFIRQLNTYGFRKIDPERWEFANEDFVKDQKHLLKNIHRRKPIHSHSHPQGSLIDPERAGFEEEIEKLSREKAALEANVLRFRQERSAAKHQLEELAQRADQMERRQDTLFNFLEKAAQDPIFVEHLVRKIESMDVTAYNKKRRLPQVDQIKPVGENSLLDNNSSSRSEFGNIFHQDFSNKLRLELSPAVSDINLVSHSTQSSNEDGVSPQRRISEGEPKDAQTRPEGLLFTPETLDLSDTGTSFTFKMDSSFTQRVPMNESPPVHSLQQRLNSNEEPDSHISCQLNLTLASSSLQVNRSPSLTRMSQQGQETGKGPESRSNANTKDSDTRAFENNRNMVDDEAALSSPIEAPNINQEPAAPPVRVNDIFWEQFLTERPGSSENEEASSSYRANPYEEQEDKRSGYGLLRNAKNMEQLSL; this is translated from the exons ATGGACCCAACCGCACCCTCCGCATCCGGTGGTGGCGGCGGCGGCGGAGGCCCTGCACCTTTCCTTCTAAAGACATACGACATGGTGGACGACTCATCGACCGATGATATTGTGTCTTGGAGTTCCAACAAAAAGAGCTTTGTCGTTTGGAACCCTCCTGAATTTGCCCGCCTTTTGCTTCCCACCTATTTCAAGCACAATAACTTCTCCAGCTTCATCAGGCAGCTTAATACCTAT GGATTCCGTAAGATTGATCCTGAAAGGTGGGAATTTGCTAATGAAGATTTTGTGAAAGATCAAAAGCATCTTCTTAAGAATATCCACCGTAGAAAACCTATTCACAGCCATAGTCATCCTCAGGGTTCTTTGATAGATCCGGAAAGAGCTGgatttgaagaagaaatagaaaagCTTTCACGTGAGAAAGCTGCACTTGAGGCTAATGTCTTGAGGTTTAGACAAGAGCGATCAGCTGCGAAGCATCAGTTGGAAGAACTGGCACAGCGAGCTGATCAAATGGAGCGGAGGCAGGACACTTTGTTTAACTTCTTAGAAAAGGCTGCTCAAGACCCTATTTTTGTTGAACATCTTGTTCGTAAGATTGAATCTATGGATGTCACAGCATATAACAAGAAAAGGCGACTGCCTCAAGTTGATCAGATCAAGCCAGTTGGAGAAAATAGTCTTTTGGACAATAACAGTAGTTCTAGATCTGAGTTTGGAAATATTTTCCACCAAGATTTCTCAAACAAGCTAAGACTAGAATTATCACCAGCTGTGTCAGATATCAACTTGGTTTCTCATAGCACACAAAGTTCCAATGAAGATGGTGTTAGTCCACAGAGAAGGATATCTGAAGGAGAACCAAAAGATGCACAAACCAGACCTGAGGGCCTTTTATTTACACCGGAAACATTAGACCTTTCGGATACAGGGACATCTTTTACATTCAAAATGGATTCATCTTTCACTCAAAGAGTACCAATGAATGAAAGCCCACCAGTGCATAGCTTGCAACAGAGATTAAATTCCAATGAAGAACCCGATAGTCATATTTCCTGCCAATTAAATCTAACTCTGGCATCCTCTTCTTTGCAAGTTAATAGAAGTCCTAGCTTAACTAGGATGTCCCAACAAGGTCAGGAAACTGGAAAAGGCCCCGAGTCAAGGTCTAATGCCAACACTAAAGACTCTGATACTAGAGCTTTTGAGAACAACAGAAACATGGTTGATGACGAAGCAGCATTATCTTCACCAATAGAAGCCCCTAATATAAATCAAGAGCCTGCAGCTCCTCCAGTTAGGGTAAATGATATATTCTGGGAACAGTTCCTCACTGAAAGACCTGGTTCCTCAGAAAATGAAGAGGCAAGTTCTAGTTACCGGGCAAACCCATACGAAGAGCAAGAAGACAAACGGTCAGGCTATGGACTACTGAGGAATGCTAAGAACATGGAGCAACTTAGTCTTTGA